Proteins encoded together in one Musa acuminata AAA Group cultivar baxijiao chromosome BXJ3-6, Cavendish_Baxijiao_AAA, whole genome shotgun sequence window:
- the LOC135640056 gene encoding myb-related protein 308-like: protein MGRSPCCEKAHTNKGAWTKEEDQKLISYIKAHGEGCWRSLPKAAGLLRCGKSCRLRWINYLRPDLKRGNFTEEEDELIIKLHGLLGNKWSLIAGRLPGRTDNEIKNYWNTHIKRKLLSRGIDPQTHGPINGGATAAFAAPHPSEPAVPKASATDSCDETNSSGGSQDDDPDGYLDLNLALSISLPHRSPKRSRPSEPLTSAATSSSPQAICLCCHLGFQTGEACSCHTTQNPPHVLRVIRRLEEAQH from the exons ATGGGCAGGTCTCCATGCTGTGAGAAGGCACACACCAACAAAGGAGCATGGACCAAGGAGGAAGACCAGAAGCTCATCTCCTACATCAAAGCCCATGGCGAAGGTTGCTGGAGATCACTCCCAAAAGCTGCAG GCTTGCTTCGGTGCGGGAAGAGCTGCAGGCTCAGGTGGATCAACTACCTCCGGCCCGACCTCAAGCGCGGAAACTTCACAGAGGAGGAAGATGAACTCATCATCAAGCTCCATGGCCTGCTCGGAAACAA GTGGTCGCTGATAGCGGGGAGATTACCGGGGAGgacggacaacgagatcaagaactactggaacacccacATCAAGCGGAAGCTCCTCAGCCGGGGCATCGACCCCCAGACGCACGGCCCGATCAACGGCGGCGCCACCGCTGCCTTCGCCGCCCCTCACCCATCCGAGCCCGCAGTCCCGAAAGCGTCAGCGACCGACTCCTGCGACGAGACCAACAGCAGCGGAGGCAGCCAGGACGACGACCCGGACGGCTACCTCGACCTCAACCTCGCCCTCTCCATCAGTCTCCCCCACCGCTCCCCCAAGCGCTCCCGACCTTCGGAGCCTCTAACATCCGCCGCAACAAGCAGCAGCCCTCAGGCCATTTGTTTGTGTTGCCATCTGGGTTTCCAGACCGGCGAAGCTTGTAGCTGCCACACCACCCAAAACCCGCCGCATGTACTGAGGGTAATCAGACGCCTGGAAGAAGCTCAACACTAG